ttaaaaaaaattgaaatagagCATACAAATATGGCTTCCTGCAGGCCAACAAATTGATGATTTATATATGTCGCAAGAATTTTACACTAATTCTTTAATCACAAAACTAGGCTCGTTAAACAAGATATTTCACCATGTAAGGCCCTTCAAGCTCATACCCTAACTTCCTATAGTAATGCCGCGTTCCTACCCCGGATATAACAGCTATTTTTGTTGATCTATGCTCTCTGCTCGCAATCCGCTCTGCTTCTTCCATCAAGAGTGTACCATAACCCTGCAAAGACAGAAAAGCGCACGTGTGCAGGGGGCGGGTGCAGAGTTAGCCAATGGTTGCTTGATGACCTGGATAAAGATGAGCCTGGACATTTTTCTGTTTGAATACTAAAGATTTTATCATTACCTGGTGTTGGAGTTTGTCAGCATCCCTGCCATGAACCGGAACAGCAGTTCCATACACGTGAAGTTCACGGACAATAGAACATTTCCCCATTAGTTCAGGGCAAGTAGTGTTCCGGCCACATTTTCGCAGCCGCAACAACCCAACCAGAATATCCTGTGTTCAAATCAAGAAGGCATATTAGGTTTTAGCACAGAACCAGCTATGGTACAAGACATTGTATCAAGATGCATATGCATTATTGAGATCGATGGAGACAGTTTAAAGTTAGATATATGACATAAATTTTCTACAATAACACGGGAATGACCCTGCAATTTGGCCAGTGACAAGAGGACATGAAATGGTTATTCACATGTGACAGACAGCTGTAGACAGAGTGACCGCCCACACCCCAATACAAAGAAAGGGTACTTGCAGTACCTGGCGCGTATCTTCATACGACAAAAATGTTTCCCAACCTTCATTTGCAGTATAATCACGTCGAACAAGCTCAACTTCTTCAGGTCTAATTTTATGGTGAATGTCCTGTATCCAAATAAACACATACATTACATTTTTCAAAAGGTTAATGTGCTTTTCAGCATTAACAGTTTCCTGAGGCGCAACATTGTGTCTTCTCACCTGGATACCAGCTTCACGTGTTCGAACATCTCGACACTTCAAGCCCAAGTCATCCATACGCGCTAAGGCTAGTTCACGAAGATTTCCTTTCTCAACCCCTGAAGTAACCAGAGGCATAGGAATATCACGCTGAACCCTATAAACACGTGTCCAAGGAGGTACCATGGCCAAGATCCTCGCCACAATGTCAACAAGCTGCTCAGGTGGGTAGTTTCTATACCTGAAAAAGTAAATTACTACAGTTACAGCTTCCTGCTAAACCAGAAAAGGAGCCGGATATCCAAAGAAAAATAATGGCCAATAGAATTCTCTAACAATAAATTACAGAGAGCTATACCTGCCAGTTTTCCAGAGCTCATAGAGGCCAGTTCCACGAATTACAAGGGTGGGATAAATTTTAAGTCCATCGGCTCGAAATAAAGGGCTCTCAAAGAACTCCTTAAAACTTTCCAAGTCTCTCTCAACACCAACATTAGGAAGATCAGGCATCATATGAGCAACAACCTCcagaaaagaaatggaaaagttCATCAAGAAGTGGATAAAATCAAAAGAACCTAAATATATAAAATGCAAAAACTGATAATTAAGCTGCATAATCCATTGCATGAAAAATGATTTCAGTCAATTTGGCATACGGCTAGTGCTAGACAACACTGTTCAGCATTCAACAAATCTTTTGGTAATGGCTGAACTACATGTTGAAAGGCAAAAGACAGGAGAGAGGACAATGAAGACCAAGTGGAGAAAAGGGGATTCATTTGTACTATATAGAGATAAATAGAGGAAAGGTATTTGTCTTCTTAAACTAAGAGAATAGTATGTACGGTTTGGTGTTTAAGATACCTTAAAACCAGCATCTTTCGCCAAGCAAAAACAATCAGCTACTGCAGCAACAGTGTGTCCTCTATTAGTGTCACGAGCGACATCCTCATATGTGCTTTGAACTCCAATCTCCAATCGTGTACAACCATAAGAAAGCATTTGGCGCAAATGAGGGCCGAGACAATAGTCTGGCCTACTGCAGATTGGAATCAGAAGAAgtcaacctttttcttttttttttttgaagaagtaaaccttaaattaatcatgAAAGGTGTATTATGACAAAGGAGATAAGtcaaaatcaaacaaatttatatTACATGTTTCTGAAATAGAAAACTGCAGTAAAAGCATATTTTCAACTAGCGTGCTATTATTACATGACTTCTTTCATCCCTGCCTGGTTTTATGCAACAGCATAGCAAGTGATGTCATACCTAGCAACCCCATTTCTTgaaattctttttttcttttaagaaaaTAAATGCATGAATACTGATAAATGCCGATATTCATTTTTGAGTCCTAATCactagaaaataaattaaaactgaCAATTCTTTAAATATTAATTCCAGTAATAGCATGGGAAAAACACATGCGTAGGCAACTGCATGATAACCTACGTTTCAATTGTCATTCCAATGCACTTCACTGCACTATGTTCAGAGTAGGCAACCGCCTCTTCAACATTGGCAGAAGTGTGTCCGGATAAAGCATCATGAAGATTCCTAATAAAATAATCTCGGTAATCTGCAGGCAGTGACATGAAAGTACCACCCATCAAGATGAATTCAACCTGCAACTCGCATAACCTTACTGTTAAGAGCACCAAAGGTCAACTTCTAAGTTCTAATTATTTGATAGAATTCAAAGCCATAAAACAAAAGCAAATACTTTATATAGAGAAGATACAAACCTTGTCGACACTGTGACCCAATCGCTTCAGCTGATCTATACGGCTTCTTGCCTGGACATATGGATTATACCTGGAATCATTATAGATCACGTTTTCCTCAGAATTTAATCCAACAGAACTGAACAAATGCAAGactctcttctctctctctcaccAATGATCATGAAGCATAACTACTGCAAATTTTGGCATGACATTTGGATTCTCAAAAGCCGGTTCACGCAAAAACCAAAATGCCAGAATAATTTGAGGTAAAATAAATGAGTGCTTTTTCACCCCTAGGGGTGTAAACAAGACACTTATAATTGCAAGTTATTCGGGTTTGATCTAAAATAACTCAAACTTGGGCTCAACCCTCATCAAGTTGAGCTCAAGCAGCTCGATCTATCAAGTGAGCTGAATTGAGTATCTTAGTGCTTGATTGAAGTAATTTACAAGCCTCATCAAGCTTCTTATTTCTAATTagcattgaaaattttcaattggaGCTCAAACACAAATAATCAAGCTTAAAGTCAAGCATAGAATTGAGTTCATTTTACTAGGTAAACAGCTTAATCAAGAAAGCTCAAGCTTTAAAACTAAAACTTGAACAAGCATGAGTCAAGCTCCAAGCTTTGAATTTCAAGTGGAGCTTGAAGCTTCTCACAGCTTGATCTCAACTCGGTTCGATTACACCCGCATTCACCCTAACATTCCAACACAATCTAAAGCTAATAGACAGCTCCTATTGATTTCAATGAACAAAAATGAGTTCACAAAGttcaaaatttaactaaaaagtcATATTTGAAAAGTTCCTCTATCAAAACAGAAGCAACGagttcaaaacatcaaaataagctAATTAATTACTCCAAAAAGGAAAAAGCAAGGGAAAAAGGTTACCTGGCTCGAATTGCTCGCAGGCTAGTTGGCTCATATCCAGTATACGACTGAGTACTATACTCAAAATCCGAATCTGGTCCACCGGGGCAATATACACAAATGTTACCCGTAGTGGCAATATGCGGGCACCGATGCGGCTTCGACATAACCGCCACGATTGCGATTCCGGAAGCGGTTCGGACTGGTTTGGCTCGGAGTTTTGGAAGAAGGGACTCACGGTCTGACTCAGGAAGTGCCGCGATCATCTCCACAAGCTTCGGCGCACGTGCGAGCCCGTATTTTCGACATGCGGCGGATTTGATCGCGTTGAGGTCCACCGTTTGGTTCTTCCGTGACAGTTCCACCATGGAGTTCACAATTTCGGCGATAGCTCGAACCCGGGCCTCTTCTTCCGTTAATCCATGAGCTTGAAACCCGCCCCGACCCGGGCGCGGGAGCTTTTTCGGGTCCGGAGCTAAGACGGCGGTCGCCATTGCACTGTAGatagagaaaaaaagaaagttgCCAATACAACGCGAAGTAGAGGAAGGGATAGAAGTAACTCTAATACACACTAAGACGACGTCGCAGCTAATAGCCATTCTAAAACGTTGTTGTGTATAAAATGTGAGTTCCGTtcagttttcttttctttctttttttttgttcgaaGTTCAGTTCAGTTCGAAAGCCCATTTGGCAAACCCGCTAAACCCTCGTACTACCCTAATacttgaaaaaaatgaaaaatcaaatttattattatttcaaagtAGAAGTCTGTTTATCTCTATTCTTTTCATCCGGTTTTTGCTATTGGAGAAAAGATAAAGTTGGTGTTTTATACAAAACAGATTGCCTATTTTCTACATATATGGATTTTGATACTTTTTTCTAATAACATGGGTTAAAAGAAAAAATACATAAtcctatatttttattaataatatccACTTATTTATTAAATGTAATGGTAATGTAAATTGCATTCctgtaaatttaatttttaaaataatattattataaagatAATCACAAATCTTTAACATAAATCGTAATTTACTCGAAGATAACTCTGAATTACATGTCAAATTTGTGAAATTTCTAAAGGCAAATTCAGAATATGTAGCTgattttcatatttgaatttccaACTTACAATATATCATATTGGATTGCATGACCTGATTGGGTTTAGCTTTAGGTTAATATTTGCCTCCACATTGTTATTATTTTCCTACTGTTTTTATTATCTCATGTCGTAAATTAAATTCTGAATTAAACTTCTTGCGTCTATTTTCTTTAATCTTATTTTATATATaacttattatttatttatacttCTCATCTAAAAATCTGACGATGTTAAAAATTTAGTGGCATATTCAATCGATGAGACCACGTCAAATGATATtcttttatacatgaaattgatgatgtGTCGtccattaaaattataaaaataaagatatttatataaaatatctaACAAATATGTGTACAAAATTATAAAcatttattaaattcaaatatttcaaaaaaaattagatAAACTATATAAAATAATCACCTCTGTAAACGACTCCACATGTTACCCTGAACATCACACTATTAAATTTACCTCCATCACGAATTATCTTCGTTAAAGATACTTATTGTCTCACaattatgatatgattgattgCTAATCCATCATATAATGTCCCGTCACTAAATTACAATATCATATTACCACATCTATTAATGGCCAAGATGATATTGTCACCAACACAATGCTTACACATGGTGTTCCCAACACTTGATGTATAAACCCTCACACCTGAATAGTAAGACAATAACACAACCTTTACTCTCTCACTAAACTAACCAACTCTGGTCTTTTTCTCTCATATTCCGAAGTTTTATTCTCTTCCACCTTATCCTAATGACTCCCACCCTTCAAGGTTGAATCTTCAAGGGTGAATTGCCACCTCTCTTCGTCTATATTCTTCTCTTGTTGATTCTCACAATCAACAACAATTATAAAAACATtatataaactataaaatattcaaaatatatattcaaaaacataaaagattcaaaaattttgtgaaaattatataaaatataaaaactttattcaaaatatgaaatatacaaattcaaaaaatatataatagttataaaattaataaattaaaattttcaatttttataatatatcaattgtaaaataattttaaaaatatcaaataaaacattatataaaacataaaaacaatagaattaaaaatatataaaatttggtgaatttaaaaaattataacatatcaattacataaattaaataattataaaacattatataaaacaaaaatatctCCAAAAAGATTctaaagtttaaaaataaatattaaaaggtGAATGcaataaattacattaaattaataaaatttattttaagtagctttattgtttaatttaatcaatttggaTTCAATtacactaaattaaaatttaaaataatattttaattttgttgatattATTGTTATTGCAACATCCCAaaactaaatttattttatgtaGCAATATTTCATTATTAGgttaacaataatttattttattgtcttgtttaattattaaaaggtaTAATTATTTTTGGTCtttcaactttataaaaaaattattttagttctttatttaaatttttattttttagtatttgaacttatattttttgtcaaatcacccaaaatagatgaaaaagttaATATTTGTTAACTTTGGTGACATGTCATACACGTGAATTGCCATGTAGATGACATGtcaacatctaattatttttatttaatttttagatttttgataattttaatagtttttattttaaaaattttaaaattaattaagtgTTTATATATCATCCACATGTATACTATGTCAACAAAGTTAAAAATGTTAaactttttttatcattttaagctgatttgataaaaaacacaaatttaaaaactaaaaacgaaaaattaaatagaaagctaaaataaatttttataacatTGAACgattaaataaatcataatattttaataaaaaattaacaattacgttaaattaaaattttaaaattgtattaTTGTTTGCGCAACCTTCTTAACTATATCCTAATAAAAACATTctgaaatataaaattataaaattaaaattacgaATATAAATCTAATAAGAACTTAGCTATACCACAAATTTCATCCCGAAGTACAACCATTTAGTTTGCTCTATTTTATGCCACTTATTCTCTCTTTTGTATCCATACAATGTCTTTAGTCAACCCCGTTACTACATATAAAAAGTCCACCCCATTATTACATATAATGATGACTTTTatatatcaaataaaatattttcaatgtattaaaaataaaatcgtcatttgattatattaaattttatttaatataaaatatttaatgaaaAGTGTTTAACAGGATAAGTAAAGAAGAACTTACATTTCTTTACCGAGGAATTTGagtagaaaaataaaaaggaaaaaaatattttcttcatTCAATTTAGAAGAATTTATTTCCTTTTCACTTTTCAAGCACAAGTGGGCTAAAAGTGGGCTATTTAGCCTTAATTCGAACTCTGGTCCACCGACCCACCCAAAAGAAAATTCCACTAGAGAAAGAAGAGGTGAACACGTGTCGGTCATATAACCAGCGTGTCCTAAAACATGACGTGGGATGCAAATAGCCACCGAAACGTATTTTTCCAGACTTTCCTATATTAAAATGCGATTCGATAATCGACAACGATCCCTCGCCCCACGTTATCATGATCCCTTTTTGCCTTTCCCGATGCCTTTAATCAACGGTTCTGATATCACTACGCGTCACCTCCCATTACCGGGTCATCGAATCAAACAACGTTACAATCAGCGCATCAAATTTTTTTCCACAGAAACAATTGGAAGTGTCTGGTTTAAGATAgtgattattattttattaaaagtaacattgaataaaaattatataatcttTGGCCCTCAATTTCTCAACTGGTTTTACTTtgatatttctattttatttatttattttgatactTGATGTTATCAATTAAATTCAATTCTatcttaaattttgattttaaaaaatttaatagcaTGAATAATATTCTAGGAATATGATTAGATTGGTTTATAGGATCAATTGAATcgaaaattaattagtaaattaatttaaataaaagggttaaagtgattaaactaaaattaatcaaatctgtaagaataaaaaaattattattgatCTAATAGTTAAACcatcaaattgattgaattgaaaacTATATGTTTAATCGATTCAACTTTAGATCCGATTATTAAAATATTGTATGTGATTGAATCATCATatgaaatttatataatttttatttttaaatgatgaCATGACATAATTTTAAAGTAccatattatcaaaatattgtaatttttaaatttatcgacataaataaatataattgctAAATTTAAGTAccagaataaataaaaaatataatcagTTATTAAATTGAATGGCTAAAATATATTGTCCTAAAAATTTAAGAGATATAATTAGTTTCTTTTTGCTTCAATTCGTGTGATGTGTAATATTGCCGGCTATTTGATTTCCGCTTAATTCCATCTGGAAGAGGAAAGTGGTAGACTAATCACCTTTAATGTCTATAGCTTTATTAAACTGGTTAttattttttaagttaaatttgatattcaaTAAaggtaaatttaattattaatttaaaaaagattaaaatgatttttaaataaaaatattatttaaaatgttaaaatttaaacATGATAATTTACATAACAATTTAATGTattctatatttttttatattatatattttataatttttaaattatttattgacataaaatataaaaaataatattatattaatatattgtgcatattaattaatatatgaattgtcATGCGGTTAAAAGTTATTGATTTTTGtcgtttttattaaaaaataattttgaaggaTGAAgtgtttaatttaattcaaaagaTATTAaaagctaaattaaaaaaatataaaactacaATTTATTATTATGCATAATCTTTAAACTAAACTATTAACTAAACTAGACTCTTCGTCTAATTTAAAAATCGTCTACGCCATTTCTGTATTCCACTGCTCTGCTCACTCAGCCTTTGAACAACACTCCTCTCTCTCTGTTCTATCCCTCTCTATACACATGGGTAATTATTATAGCCTTTTTTCCTCTACTTTTAGAATTTTTATCTAGTATTCATCGTTTAGTAatctctttctctttttttttccctttgatttttttttcagcAAAGGTGAAGATCGGTATCAACGGTACGTCGTTCTACGATACGAACGATTTTATTTGTTTCGATTTTGATCTTTTTCAAATATGATGATCTAAtccattttttattattataaatgaaTAAAACTAGGATTCGGTAGGATCGGTAGGTTGGTGGCTCGAGTTGCTTTACAAAGAGACGATGTTGAACTCGTCGCTGTTAACGATCCTTTTATCACTACTGATTACATGGTATTGCTCTTGTTTGAtttatttctctctttttctttcaaattttctttttcgAATAAGCTCTGGTTTTTTATAGTGGATTAATATTATTTGCTTTGTCTTTTGTTTTTTCTGGTTATCTGTTTTGTTAGACATATATGTTCAAGTACGACAGTGTTCACGGGCAATGGAAGCATCATGAACTCAAAGTCAAGGATTCGAAGACCCTTCTGTTTGGCGAGAAGCCAGTCACTGTTTTCGGTATTAGGTATTTGTATTGGCTCTTTATTTTCggaattttttaatattaatcttTGTTTGTGCACTATAGATGAGTCACCGACTCACCGCTGAGTGAATTGTGTTTTTATGTAACTTTAGGAACCCAGAGGAGATTCCATGGGGCGAGACCGGAGCTGAATACATTGTTGAATCAACTGGAGTGTTCACTGACAAAGACAAGGCAGCTGCCCACTTGAAGGTATTCTATGATTTATTTGTTCTTCGTGTTGGATTCTATATTGTTTGAATTATGAATACCTCGATCCGTTTATGAATGCTTTACGTTGAATTGTAAGTTTTTTTGCTTTTGATTTATGTTGTATTAAAATTACACGCTGATTTTCTCACGTGATGTTTGGTTGATTGCTTATCAGGGTGGTGCTAAGAAAGTAATTATATCTGCCCCAAGCAAGGATGCTCCCATGTTTGTCATGGGTGTTAATGAGAAGGATTACAAGCCGGAATATGACATTATTTCCAATGCTAGCTGCACTACCAACTGTCTTGCTCCCCTTGCTAAGGTTTATCTTTGAATGTTATTCTTGATTGTCTTGATCCTTACGCTTGACATTATATTGATTAATCTTGCCTTGAGTTACAGGTTATTCATGACAAATTCGGCATCATTGAGGGACTTATGACAACGGTTCATTCTATTACGGGTAAGCTTGGAAACAGATTTCTCACTGTTAAAGTAACATAGTATGTTCTGTTTA
This is a stretch of genomic DNA from Gossypium arboreum isolate Shixiya-1 chromosome 11, ASM2569848v2, whole genome shotgun sequence. It encodes these proteins:
- the LOC108476749 gene encoding elongator complex protein 3-like, which encodes MAISCDVVLVCIRVTSIPSSTSRCIGNFLFFSIYSAMATAVLAPDPKKLPRPGRGGFQAHGLTEEEARVRAIAEIVNSMVELSRKNQTVDLNAIKSAACRKYGLARAPKLVEMIAALPESDRESLLPKLRAKPVRTASGIAIVAVMSKPHRCPHIATTGNICVYCPGGPDSDFEYSTQSYTGYEPTSLRAIRARYNPYVQARSRIDQLKRLGHSVDKVEFILMGGTFMSLPADYRDYFIRNLHDALSGHTSANVEEAVAYSEHSAVKCIGMTIETRPDYCLGPHLRQMLSYGCTRLEIGVQSTYEDVARDTNRGHTVAAVADCFCLAKDAGFKVVAHMMPDLPNVGVERDLESFKEFFESPLFRADGLKIYPTLVIRGTGLYELWKTGRYRNYPPEQLVDIVARILAMVPPWTRVYRVQRDIPMPLVTSGVEKGNLRELALARMDDLGLKCRDVRTREAGIQDIHHKIRPEEVELVRRDYTANEGWETFLSYEDTRQDILVGLLRLRKCGRNTTCPELMGKCSIVRELHVYGTAVPVHGRDADKLQHQGYGTLLMEEAERIASREHRSTKIAVISGVGTRHYYRKLGYELEGPYMVKYLV
- the LOC108479997 gene encoding glyceraldehyde-3-phosphate dehydrogenase, cytosolic-like; its protein translation is MAKVKIGINGFGRIGRLVARVALQRDDVELVAVNDPFITTDYMTYMFKYDSVHGQWKHHELKVKDSKTLLFGEKPVTVFGIRNPEEIPWGETGAEYIVESTGVFTDKDKAAAHLKGGAKKVIISAPSKDAPMFVMGVNEKDYKPEYDIISNASCTTNCLAPLAKVIHDKFGIIEGLMTTVHSITATQKTVDGPSMKDWRGGRAASFNIIPSSTGAAKAVGKVLPALNGKLTGMAFRVPTVDVSVVDLTVRLEKAASYDEIKAAIKAASEGELKGILGYTDEDLVSTDFVGDSRSSIFDAKAGIALNKNFAKLVSWYDNEWGYSTRVVDLIIHVDAVLKAK